TCGGAAGCCAGCCAGGCCGCGAAAGCTGCTCCGAGGGCCGTGGTTCTTGTTCCAACCCGGGAGCTAACCCAACAAGTGATTCTCGAAGCATTTCTATTTACTCGTTTTGGAAAATGAATTCCATGTCGAATGTTCATAGAGTGTATGACTTGCATGATAATTGTTTGTTTGAGTGCTGTGTATGTTTCAGGAATTAGGCCATGTTGGTTTATTGCGTCTTCAACGCAAATTTGCATGGTCTAAATCACGTCAATTGGGATGAGAAATAGCCTCCTGAAGtgcatttttgctaaaaattcTCAAGAATTATGTAACATTTGTGTAGGACTTGGAAATATTGTGTAACACAAGAAAATATTGTTCGTCAACTTATTATTTAGAGAAATGTGAATTGAAATTTATGTATCAAATGATGATCTTGTTTTCAGCATGTGATTGGAATTGAAAATGCTTTGTAACTGCTATGGAAACCTGCTACATGGTCAATGGGGTTATCTCAGAGTGTATACATTGAAAATGTTGTTTCTGTGTCTACTACCAGGGCATCTAGATGCTACTTAATCATGGTTCTCGCAGTTCTTCCAATTCTGTGGAGGAGTGAACTTGTATTGATTTGTTTTAGAGAGGGGGATCTAAAGATCTTCTACGCAATTGACATTGTTGTTACCAGTCTTTAGTTACACTGGTCATTGGTTGTGCTTATTATGCAGtcatcttcttttcattttctaggtGCAGTGACTTTCATGATGTTTCTTGATTCAGGTCTACTTGGAGATTTCATCTCTGCTTGAACTTTGTAGAACTCAATTGAAAGTTGTACAATTGACAGCTGCCATGTCCGATGCTGATTTGGTAAGCTTTTCATCCTTGCATTAGTGGATGGCACATTGAGCTTTGCTACCAAAGTCTGAGAAATCATTTTAACTGACATAGCTGCTTCTTATGCACTTTGGTTTATGCCCGTGAGTCTGCATATTTATACTTAATCACTCTTTTTCTGAAACTTTCGATTATGAAATGCTCTTTGACATGTCCATATTAGTCTCTTGGATGATTTCTGTAGATATTGTAGTAGATGCAGACAAGCTAATCTATTGGGTAATGATTCGTGCCTTGCAGCGAGCAACATTTATTGGTTCTCCTGATATTCTGGTATCAACGCCAGCCTGCATTTCCAAATGTCTATCAAAAGGTGTCCTTGAATCATCATCTTTTCAGGGATCACTTTCCATGTTGGTTTTGGATGAGGTATAAGTTTTGAGATTTACTTGTTTGCATACATAGTGTAGCAATTGTTCAAAGTTCAACCGTAGTATTTAGcagtgttatccgtatcgtacgatgtggacccgtatcgtacgatacgactCGTCTGGGTGAAGAAAACACAAACGATACGGGCTCGATACGCAATACACCCATGTAACAAGCCCGTATCGGGTGTATCGTAAGATATGGGGAgatgtatcatacgatacacaTGGTACACCCTGTATCTTACGATACAAGggttaaaatttgaaaagggGCCTCTAAGGCCcctttttgcataattttttttaaaccgaaaccctctctcttctctctaaTCTTCTCTAAAGACTGTGAGAGGGAGTTGCTGGTTTATCCAAAAAATCGCTGATTCGAGGAAGAAACCATCGATTTGACGAACTTGTAATGTAGTTTACTAAACACTATAACACTCTAAAGTCTAAAGTCTTAACTCGTATGTGATAGATgctctttaaacttgtgatgaATCATGGATGTTTtcatatgttattttgaatctcttagtcttacttttcattttttgaatttgttgctGATATATGTGCCTAtagtttatgaatgatgaataaTTAATGTTATTTatgtgtgatgagtttttttatatgaaatacattgttcttgatttttctgatttttggctgctttttccttttttttacttttttaattaaaaaaaatcaattttacgATAGGTTATGGTACATTTACGATTTTTATAATAGGTTACGGTACatttacgatacaacgtataggtcggcccgaccgatacgcgatacagTACGCCAGTGACAACATTGGTGTTCAAGGATATgatatctttttgttttgtgggAAGTAGAACAGCACACTtcctttaaactttaaagtcaTTTTGGAAGTGAAATATTTATCACCCTTGAAGAATCAGTGGATCATGATGTGTGCATTTACTTTCCATCATGCTTTCCTCGTGCATCTCATACTGCTTGCATGTTTTTTCTAAAGTCTAAACAACCCATAGTTCCAAAATGTGGGGGGCAGGGAAGAAATCAAAGTGAGAAACAGTAGGCCATGTGAAACAATAAGCTGGAAGTTATGTGCAAGTGCTCAAAACGTTATATTGGAATATTCCTTCATAGAccaaaaagcataaaaaaaaccACATAAGACATATGAAGCCTTCCTGGTCATATCATCATTAGGTTCACTGTTTGATTCGTTtatttcatggttttttttgtttaatcttCAGGCTGATCTTTTATTGTCCTATGGATATGAAGAGGACTTGAGTACCCTTGCTCCTCATGTTCCTCGCCATTGCCAATGTCTTCTCATGTCTGCAACTTTAAGGTATTTTTCTTTCTGTGCATTGTTTTCTAGTTTGTTGTATAGTTTCCACTGTACTTTTAGTTTGTTTGCACAGAGATCAGGCAtggttttttctcttcctctccatctcCCAATTGATATGTTTGGTATTCTAAAGGGTTCTTTTCGTTTTTCACTTTGAAATTGTCAATGAGAAAGTTGGTCTACATTACTAGCTGTTTTTGCTGAGGTTTTGTCTGGCGCGCATTTTTCCCACAGAACAGTCGGTCAAGAATGGTCAAGACTCATTTTTGAGGCATTGtgttttgttatttgtttttctatcCACATACGTAAATGGAATCTATATGTTTATTCCGCTTGAGGATAGTGTCTGTTTCACCTTTAACTACAGCAGCCCAAGTTTCTCTGAATGTATATCTGTTATCAACTgccaatcaaaattttatctgtTGAGTGCTGACTGACGCTTGATTGGTTGCCATCTTACCAAACTACTTGGTTCAAAAGTTTCACGTGGTGATATATGATTAGGCCTCTTTAGTCCATGTCTCTTTAGAAGGCAAACTGAACTTCTCTTGAAAAGAGTTGCTGAGCTTTCTCTCGTGCATTTTACTTTATAAAATGATGCAAGCACTTTCTTCTGCAATTCATTGAATGGTGTTGTAATTATCTAGGCTGGGAGTTTGAATTGAACCATgacctttcttctttctcaataGCAATCTTATAATACTTCTCTTGATCTTGTGAGTCTATATATTTGCAAAAtgctgacaattttttttttttttttgcataactGCAACAGTGCTGATGTTGATAAGTTGAAGAATCTCGTCTTGCATAGCCCTTATATTTTGACTCTAGCAGAAGATGTCAATCCAAAGGAGGGAATTGTTCCAAGGAGTGTACAACAATTTTGGGTAACGCCATACTTTTTGCTATGTTATTTTATAAGGCCGATACAGTGTCTTTATGTCTCTTGGTGGTACTGGTTAATAATTCTGATATACATATTAGTTATTAAGTTTTAGGAGTATGATCTGCCAATTATGTAAATATGCTCTCTTTCTACTGGGAGATGGTGCAAACCATCAGTGTTACTTTGTGTGGCCAAAAAATCTGGTCATAGACTCATAGCTATTGTTTTAGTTTGTCtatattctttttccttttgcagtTATTTCAATCAATGGACAGTGAGACTGAATTGTACTTTCTTTTTGAAGATATCATGCAGTGCTCAAGATAAACTGGTGACTGTTCTTgctcttttgaagttggaactGGTCCAAAAGAAAGTGCTGATCTTTGTCAACAGCATCAATATGGGCTTTAAATTAAGACTCTTTCTCGAACAGGTAAGAACATAGACTGCAAAAATAGTgatgttattttgtttcatgcagGACATGgtgttttatgtttttgacTTTTTGGATTCTGGATATTAGTAAGAGTGTTTATGGACAAACTCTGTAATTCTGTGTTCCATTTTCAGATCTTTGTTCTCATCTTTTTTGTTGATGAACAGTTTGGAATTAAAACTGCAGTGCTGAATGCTGAGTTACCACAGAACTCCCGGCTTCATATTCTGGAGGCATGGTCTTGACCCTCATTGTCttgattttgctttaattcgcATAATTCGTCCTAATCAAATAACAAACTTAAGAATATTTGGAAAATCAGAATGGTAATGTGTTACCATATGTTTATGTAGTATCAGTACCATCCAGTTTAGTTTTCTTCCTTGTAATTTATTTCTTAAAGTTTAACTGCTTATCATGAGTTAGCTGGAGTTTCCTTTTTAAgattcagttttttttccctCAGTGGGTCATCATGCTAGAGTAGCCAAATCACCCATAGGATGTCTTCTCTTTCATCGCAAGTGGAGGGGTTTATAGGCTGTCGAAATCTTCCTTCCATTTGCTTGAGGCTTGATAATGATGCGGACACTTTGGTTCTTTGGTTTCAAGGGTGAATCTTATGTTTGATTAGTAACCAGActgaactaaaaaaatatatatataaaaattgtcTTTGGTCTACTCTGTGAGGATAGTTAATGGTTATGGAATCGTTAGACACACttgatttttcttgaagtatgcATACCTCCAAATGTTGCACCATTTGGAAGTGTTTTTTAAATGGAAATTGGCATATACGCTATATAATGTACACAAAAGTAAATCTAaagcatgaaaggaaaaaagaaatctaTTGTCAGGCTAATATTGTGATAAGAAATTATATAATTTGaaatagatatttttttcaaagggCTCATGTTTACTTGGTATTAAATTTGGCTTCTAGAGTCTAGATGTCCACAATAAAAACAGGATGCTTTGACACTACTTGATATTAGTCAATATGGTCAGAACCAAGTCTTGATAATTCTTCTGCTTCTCCAAATGCGTCATATGACCTAAGTCCATTGGATATTGTCGGAATGGaaaccttctttttcttcagggaatacctctcaatttttttcttttcacaactTGGTTAAACTTTTTATGGTTTGTTGGTGTTGCTCACATTCTCTCTCGCCCtcccctctctccttctctttcttttgcacATGTGTACAGCACCCACATATGTATGCTTGTACGGAAAGTTGTAAAAAAATTCTCACGCTGCTGATTTATTATGTGATATATCAGGAATTCAATGCATCACTTTTTGATTATCTAATAGCTACCGATGACTGCAAAGTGGAGATAGAGGAGTCCAATAAGAAGATCAATGTGTCTGaaaaaaagtccaaaaaaaGATGGAGGAAGCAGAAGTTGGACTCTGAGTTTGGTGTGGTGCGGGGCATTGACTTCAAAAACGTCTTCACAGtaagctttttctttcttttttcctttaatgaATGTTTTACTCTACTTGCAAATGCTTAGTTTTAGACCCATTGTATTCATGAACTTGCATGGAAATTGCATGCCTATCAGGCACCTTACAGATGTAAAAGCTGAATGCATTTCATTTCCTCATCGAGTGGTTGCTACTTAAGAAAGAGCACATATAGAATTCAGAGTTAGGCTTGTAGAGTCGTATTCCACactgctgttttttttttcaatttcttagtATTGGGTCATCTGGATGGAAGTTATTGCACCATGACGAATGTACTTCATTCTATCATCCTATGCATCCTTTAGCATATGAAAGGGGAGTTCCATGATCTTTGGGCCGTGTGTATCAGAACCTCTGTTGGTTCTTTTGTTGTGTAGTGCACTCATAATTGCTTGGATTCCTAGATGTTTATTCTAAGGATTAAATGACCATTGCAGTCAGTTGGCCATTAATCAACAACATGACAGAATGAATTTGGACTGTAGTTCATATGGacttatttctttttgtcactTGATTTAGAGACATTGATAACATATCTCTTGCACAATTTGGCAGGttataaattttgagatgcCTCAGAGTCCTTCAAGATATGTACATCGAATTGGACGTACTGGAAGAGCACATAATACTGGTGCATCTGTATCCCTTGTAAGTCAAACTGCTACTTGCAGATTTGCTTTGTAAAGAACATAAGCATTTTTGTTGGTTTGTAAAACCCTGATCTGCTCTATAATGCATATTAGGATTACTTGCTTActtctttgttttaaaattttctgataTTTGCACTAGCATTtctatgaaataaaaaatgaagatcaCTTTATGCTTGAACGGTGGAATTTTTACTTTTATTCAAGACAACAGATGAGTGCCCAAGGTTATATCAGAAAAATTTCCATCCATGTTTCTTCTACGGTTCTACCAATTCATTTACATCATCATGATGAGTTACTTTCCTATATATGCATGAATTGGACAATACCATGTTATTTCTCCTGATTATATTGCCCGTGTTAACTTTGTCCATTGGATGCATAGCAATTCATTCAGGAATGAAGAACGGAGTTCACATATTATTGAAATGGCTAGCCCCATCATTGAAACTTTTCCATCAGAATTCAAATGATGAAGTTTGGTATAAATGTGTGACTAGTCGATTTTATTCAGTTAGTGTAGcctgttttggaatatttacaaCATCTGTTCTATATGGATCTTTCTATTCAGATTGACAAATTTAGTACTTAGTCATATGCTAAAATATATTCTAAAATGGGAACTGCTGCCGATTGAGAAATGAATGACGAAAATGAAGTTTCTCATGCAATTGCTTTTTGGGGAATAAAActtgaaacatcaaaataagtTTGGAAATAAGTGCTTTTGGTTGATAGTAATACATTAGAATGGCCAGAACGTGTAAACACTGATTTGTCCTTGGAGGACACGTGACTACTAAGTTCTAACTTTGTTACTTTATCCTGCTTGTGGTGTGTATGAATTTTATGGGCATCAActatctttcattttatgttttgtgtttgttttctaATTTCTTACTCATGCATGCTTCCGGTCTGCAGATATTTCAGAGtgataaacattttttttcttttcttggttttctctGTTCGAAAAGATAAAAATGCTAATATGTAATACAAAGCCATTAAGAACAGAAATCTCCTGATCCTATTTTGTCACTGTTATGAAGGAAAATGCGTTTGTGTATTGTGTTATCTTGTCTATTGTAGAAATTTTAGGCAATaaaggataataaaaaaaatctgattattGTTCTTTTAGGTTTCTCCGGAGGAGGAAGAGGTCTTTGATGAGATTAAAACTATGCTCGGTGATTCTGATGGTCCCGATTCGTCAAAGTTGATTGCACCCTTCCCTCTACTCTCAAAGAGTGCTGTGGACAACTTGCGCTATAGAGCCCAGGTAAAGTACTTGTACCACATTCTGGTCTACTGGGATGACTATCTATCCACAACTATTGGTTAATATATTGTctctggatatatatatatatatatatatatatatatatatgctacaGGCCCCATCCTGTCTCCACTGGCTCTGTTCCCAGgagtaccctccaaaaggagcCTTTCCTCTTctcagccattttatttcagattaagatGTGGAAACGTGTTTCTTTCTATATTGTTCTGCTAACACAGATACTAccaaaaatttcagattttttttctttgttaaattggAGTTCTCCTCCCAAAATCAAACACcaattttttatagtttttagggaaaaaaaagacaGAGGCAGTTCGAGAAGAAAAATTAAGGTGAAAGGAGAAGAGGAGTCTGCTGTTTTCCATGAACAATGACCTTATCTTAGGCACAGAGTCTCTGTTTTTCAATAATGAGAAGAGCGTATTGCCCTGTTACAAGGGAAATATGGTCAAACTCTTCTGTTTCAGGACTATCAAAATGCTGCAGTTTTTCAAACTGATAATTTTCGGAAGGTCCATTTAGTTAGCCTTTTCTTCGAAAGGCTAATGTTTACTTTCTTCACTAATCCTGTTAAAATGAATGCCAGTATTTAAtgcttgaaaatataaaataaagctAATACTAGCATTCCAAGCTGGTCGATCCAAAGAAAGTTTCTATA
This window of the Nymphaea colorata isolate Beijing-Zhang1983 chromosome 2, ASM883128v2, whole genome shotgun sequence genome carries:
- the LOC116249165 gene encoding DEAD-box ATP-dependent RNA helicase 16-like; the encoded protein is MAVEESEKIAKSADSKKVDEEDEEDDDEIRSFEEMGLDPRLIRALSKKGMTQPTPIQSAAIPRILQGKDVVARAKTGSGKTYAYLLPMLQKLFSEASQAAKAAPRAVVLVPTRELTQQVYLEISSLLELCRTQLKVVQLTAAMSDADLRATFIGSPDILVSTPACISKCLSKGVLESSSFQGSLSMLVLDEADLLLSYGYEEDLSTLAPHVPRHCQCLLMSATLSADVDKLKNLVLHSPYILTLAEDVNPKEGIVPRSVQQFWISCSAQDKLVTVLALLKLELVQKKVLIFVNSINMGFKLRLFLEQFGIKTAVLNAELPQNSRLHILEEFNASLFDYLIATDDCKVEIEESNKKINVSEKKSKKRWRKQKLDSEFGVVRGIDFKNVFTVINFEMPQSPSRYVHRIGRTGRAHNTGASVSLVSPEEEEVFDEIKTMLGDSDGPDSSKLIAPFPLLSKSAVDNLRYRAQDVAKGITRANIRESRAQDLRNEILNSEKLKAHFEHNPRDLDLLKHDKVLSKKPPPSHLKAVPDYLLDPVTEEARKIVKLSRAAMPKAGSSRRHHGSKGKFRRSKDPLKTFSAENRKKGCRHDGKRREDRTEASDNRRWKKAKSSS